The Lacipirellula parvula genome window below encodes:
- the mnmA gene encoding tRNA 2-thiouridine(34) synthase MnmA, whose amino-acid sequence MARVVLAMSGGVDSSVAAHLLLEQGHEVIGVFMRHGQASPVACAIDEPTASRVVPTPAHSASSKNPRQNAGGETPRLAALPVVNRLDHKQGCCTASDAEDARRVADRLAIPFYALNLDAEFSRIIDYFVDEYAAGRTPNPCVQCNNWIKFGKLFDYADSVDAEFVATGHYARMGRSAAGEATLLRGVDDSKDQSYVLFGIERRHLDRMLLPVGEFEKPEIRRLAGTIGLNVATKKDSQEICFVTQGHYHEFIKDRQARRGVADAAEQGGEFVLTSGEVVGQHDGIEGFTVGQRKGLGIALGEPKFVVRIERETRRVVLGDRTELGRSELTAKDCNWLVEAGSVPSRGLVQIRYNAAPAWGDMVLLDDGRLSVRFDEPQFGVAPGQAVVCYDGERVLGGGWIE is encoded by the coding sequence ATGGCACGCGTGGTCCTGGCAATGTCCGGAGGAGTCGATTCAAGCGTCGCGGCCCATCTGCTGCTAGAGCAGGGGCACGAGGTGATCGGCGTCTTCATGCGCCACGGGCAAGCCTCGCCGGTGGCGTGTGCGATCGATGAACCCACAGCGAGCCGGGTCGTCCCGACCCCGGCGCATTCCGCGAGCTCAAAGAATCCAAGACAAAACGCCGGGGGCGAGACGCCCCGGCTCGCGGCGCTGCCGGTCGTCAATCGGCTCGATCACAAGCAGGGCTGCTGCACCGCTTCCGACGCCGAGGATGCCCGCCGCGTCGCCGATCGGCTCGCGATCCCGTTCTACGCATTGAACCTCGACGCCGAGTTCAGCCGCATCATCGACTACTTCGTCGACGAGTACGCCGCCGGTCGCACGCCGAACCCCTGCGTCCAGTGCAACAACTGGATCAAGTTCGGCAAGCTGTTCGACTACGCCGACAGCGTCGACGCCGAGTTCGTCGCCACGGGTCACTACGCCCGCATGGGTCGGAGCGCCGCCGGCGAGGCGACGCTCCTTCGCGGCGTCGACGATTCGAAGGACCAGTCGTACGTGCTGTTCGGCATCGAGCGCCGCCATCTCGATCGCATGCTGCTGCCGGTCGGCGAGTTCGAGAAACCGGAGATCCGTCGCCTCGCCGGCACGATCGGCCTGAACGTCGCGACGAAGAAAGATAGCCAAGAGATCTGCTTCGTCACGCAGGGCCATTACCACGAGTTCATTAAGGACCGTCAGGCTCGCCGCGGCGTCGCCGATGCGGCAGAGCAGGGGGGCGAATTCGTGCTCACCTCCGGCGAAGTCGTCGGCCAGCACGACGGCATCGAAGGTTTTACGGTGGGTCAACGGAAAGGGCTCGGCATCGCGCTCGGCGAACCGAAGTTCGTCGTGCGGATCGAACGCGAGACGCGACGCGTTGTGCTCGGCGATCGGACCGAACTCGGCCGCAGCGAACTCACCGCGAAGGATTGCAACTGGCTCGTAGAGGCGGGCAGCGTGCCATCGCGAGGCTTGGTGCAGATTCGCTACAACGCCGCGCCGGCGTGGGGCGACATGGTGCTGCTCGATGATGGCCGACTGAGCGTCCGCTTCGACGAACCGCAATTCGGCGTCGCGCCGGGACAAGCGGTCGTCTGCTACGACGGCGAGCGAGTGCTCGGCGGCGGGTGGATTGAGTGA
- the prfB gene encoding peptide chain release factor 2 (programmed frameshift): MDSQWYDRAEAIRQTIVQLRDSLDCATKHSRILEIDGEMASPDFWDNQEKAQERVAERKGLIGIVKPLDEALKSSDDLAAMIEMAEEDESFAAEVPPEVERIEALLEDLKLKALLNGRYDAAGAILTINARDGGTDANDWAEMLLRMYLMWAEKNDYAVELIDRHDNEEAGINHASVAIRGPMAYGYLKGETGMHRLVRISPFNSEGKRQTSFAAVDVSPEISDSVEIEINPNDIREDTFRASGAGGQHVNKTSSAIRLTHFPTGIVVQCQSERSQHKNRATAWKMLRARMARMEEEKREAAEAAKYQQQAKTGFGSQIRNYFLHPDQRVKDARTKYGQGNFHAVMDGDIQGFLDAVLRWRAGQPVEEDDD; encoded by the exons TTGGACAGCCAGTGGTATGACCGCGCCGAAGCGATCCGCCAGACGATTGTCCAGCTGCGGGACTCTCTT GACTGTGCGACGAAGCATTCGCGCATTCTCGAAATCGACGGCGAGATGGCCTCGCCCGACTTCTGGGACAACCAGGAGAAGGCTCAAGAACGCGTCGCCGAGCGTAAGGGGCTCATCGGCATCGTGAAGCCGCTCGACGAGGCGCTCAAGTCGAGCGACGACCTCGCCGCGATGATCGAGATGGCTGAGGAAGACGAGTCGTTCGCCGCCGAGGTGCCGCCCGAGGTCGAGCGGATCGAGGCGCTGCTTGAAGATCTCAAGTTGAAGGCGCTGCTCAACGGCCGCTACGACGCCGCGGGCGCCATCCTGACGATCAACGCTCGCGACGGCGGCACCGACGCCAACGACTGGGCCGAGATGCTGCTCCGCATGTACCTCATGTGGGCCGAGAAGAACGACTACGCCGTCGAGCTGATCGACCGCCACGACAACGAAGAGGCGGGCATTAACCACGCTTCGGTCGCCATCCGCGGACCGATGGCCTACGGCTACCTCAAGGGCGAGACGGGCATGCACCGCCTGGTGCGGATCAGCCCGTTCAACAGCGAAGGCAAGCGGCAAACAAGCTTTGCCGCAGTCGACGTTTCCCCGGAGATCTCCGACTCGGTCGAGATCGAGATCAACCCGAACGACATCCGCGAAGATACGTTCCGCGCGAGCGGCGCCGGCGGTCAGCACGTTAACAAAACTTCAAGCGCCATTCGCCTAACCCACTTCCCGACCGGCATCGTCGTGCAGTGCCAGAGCGAGCGGTCGCAGCACAAGAACCGCGCGACCGCCTGGAAGATGCTGCGAGCCCGTATGGCTCGGATGGAAGAAGAGAAGCGCGAAGCGGCCGAAGCGGCGAAGTATCAACAACAGGCGAAGACGGGCTTCGGCTCGCAGATTCGCAACTACTTCCTGCATCCTGATCAACGGGTGAAGGATGCCCGGACGAAGTATGGGCAAGGGAACTTCCACGCGGTGATGGATGGCGATATCCAGGGCTTCCTCGACGCGGTGCTCCGCTGGCGCGCGGGGCAGCCGGTGGAAGAGGATGACGATTGA